One Heterodontus francisci isolate sHetFra1 chromosome 37, sHetFra1.hap1, whole genome shotgun sequence genomic window carries:
- the sdhb gene encoding succinate dehydrogenase [ubiquinone] iron-sulfur subunit, mitochondrial — protein sequence MAAVCLRRSGAWMPWRAVCLQLSRSTQTTAAAAPAASRIKKFAIYRWNPDKPGNKPRMQTYEIDLNTCGPMVLDALIKIKNEMDSTLTFRRSCREGICGSCAMNINGGNTLACTCKIDINLDKVTKIYPLPHMYVVKDLVPDLSNFYAQYKSIEPYLKRKDESQEGKEQYLQSIEDRQKLDGLYECILCACCSTSCPSYWWNGDKYLGPAVLMQAYRWMIDSRDEFTEERLAQLQDPFSLYRCHTIMNCTKTCPKGLNPGLAIAEIKKMMAVYKAKAATA from the exons TTGTCTCGCAGCACACAGAcaacagcagctgctgcacctgcagcatctcgcATTAAGAAGTTTGCAATTTACAGATGGAATCCAGATAAGCCTGGCAACAAACCTCGTATGCAAACCTATGAGATTGATCTGAATAC ATGTGGCCCAATGGTACTGGATGCTCTTATCAAGATCAAGAATGAGATGGACTCCACACTGACCTTCCGAAGATCTTGCAGAGAGG GAATTTGTGGCTCCTGTGCCATGAACATCAACGGTGGCAACACATTGGCCTGCACCTGCAAAATTGACATCAACCTTGACAAAGTGACTAAGATCTATCCCCTACCTCACATGTATGTGGTGAAGGATCTTGTTCCG GATCTGAGTAACTTCTATGCTCAGTACAAGTCAATTGAGCCATACCTGAAGAGAAAGGACGAATCGCAAGAGGGCAAGGAGCAGTACCTGCAGTCAATCGAGGACCGCCAGAAACTG GATGGTCTGTATGAATGTATCCTCTGTGCCTGTTGCAGTACCAGTTGTCCTAGCTATTGGTGGAATGGAGATAAATACTTAGGCCCTGCTGTCCTGATGCAG GCATATCGGTGGATGATTGACTCCAGGGATGAGTTCACAGAGGAGCGTCTAGCTCAGCTACAGGATCCTTTCTCCCTCTATCGCTGCCACACCATCATGAACTGTACAAAGACCTGCCCAAAG GGTCTAAATCCAGGTCTAGCGATTGCTGAGATTAAGAAGATGATGGCAGTGTATAAAGCCAAGGCTGCAACGGCATAG